Proteins from a single region of Paraglaciecola sp. T6c:
- a CDS encoding DUF3291 domain-containing protein — protein MPLAQLNIATTLYPIDAPEMADFVNNLAPINAIAEASAGFIWRLQDDSGDATHIHAFDDPNMIVNMSVWESIDALKAFMFKTHHRDFMRRKKEWFQHSDVDTYVLWWIPQGHTPSLDEAISKLTLLRDNSESPSAFTFKRQFSEDEFLSLNQHAM, from the coding sequence ATGCCGTTAGCCCAATTAAATATTGCCACCACTTTATACCCAATTGACGCACCTGAAATGGCTGATTTTGTGAATAATTTAGCGCCTATTAATGCCATAGCAGAGGCAAGCGCAGGTTTTATTTGGCGCTTACAAGATGACAGCGGAGATGCCACGCACATCCATGCTTTTGATGATCCGAACATGATTGTGAATATGTCAGTGTGGGAATCAATTGATGCCTTAAAGGCTTTTATGTTTAAGACACATCACAGAGATTTTATGCGCCGTAAAAAAGAATGGTTTCAACACAGTGACGTAGACACCTATGTGTTGTGGTGGATCCCACAAGGACATACGCCCAGCCTTGATGAAGCTATCAGCAAGCTTACTCTTTTGCGCGATAACAGTGAATCGCCCAGTGCATTCACATTCAAACGTCAATTCAGTGAAGATGAATTTCTCTCACTTAATCAACATGCCATGTAA
- a CDS encoding sialate O-acetylesterase produces MRHLILLGLLFYLGMNSKVNALTISPLFSDHMVLQREKPVRIWGEAPAAQKITVSLLGQHYLTQSDHNGDWEIVLPAHDKAGPFTLTVEADESKTLHDVYYGEVWIASGQSNMEWKLKGDVVGNQQEIITANRPLIRFFDIPDTVAATKQRHLPDSHWQVASPHTVGYFSAVAWFFARKLQQQEDVAVGIIESNWGGTPAESWIDLDVVAATPGYAEKSAKVKAQHNWPKILADNKAKNVKKWQRIDDLEGAKRQEANGLNYDDSHWQNIELPNKTPLHHFVWLRKEFTLTNLPNSPITLSFGDIVQNAFIFINGQHLASEDWKTHESVHAIPTALLRQGTNIITLRVNSDWDNRVIVGKKGQIFLDIDGSKIDLSSHWRFNNSIEAPMPKVTNYSFTPGFVYNAMIYPLLPFTTQGVIWYQGESNINKHEYYHTLFSNLIVNWRERAQAPELPFFFVQISAYLPPSELQPDSKWAYLRDAQRQTLSVPNTAMAVSIDVGSADDLHPKQKRQVAERLWRQAAFKIYGHSLVTSGPDFVRSNTNQGAIKLEFNNAEGLRTTDNTPLKGFIIAGANKVFRKALAHIEGATVIVSHPEINKPVAVRYAWANNPIANLTNNENLPAVPFRTDDWLEGDVSAN; encoded by the coding sequence ATGAGACACCTTATTCTTTTAGGACTTCTTTTTTATCTAGGCATGAATAGCAAGGTCAATGCATTGACAATATCGCCGTTATTCTCAGACCATATGGTATTGCAGCGAGAAAAACCTGTTCGAATTTGGGGTGAAGCACCTGCAGCCCAAAAAATCACAGTTAGTTTATTGGGGCAACACTACCTTACCCAATCGGATCACAATGGTGATTGGGAAATCGTGTTGCCAGCGCACGATAAAGCCGGGCCTTTTACGCTAACAGTTGAGGCTGATGAATCAAAAACCCTACATGATGTGTATTACGGCGAAGTATGGATAGCCAGCGGACAATCCAACATGGAGTGGAAGTTAAAAGGAGATGTTGTTGGCAATCAACAAGAAATCATTACGGCAAATCGGCCTCTCATTCGCTTTTTCGATATACCCGATACAGTTGCTGCCACTAAACAGCGTCACTTACCTGATAGCCATTGGCAGGTCGCTTCGCCCCACACCGTTGGTTATTTTTCTGCGGTTGCCTGGTTTTTTGCTCGAAAACTACAACAGCAAGAAGATGTTGCTGTGGGCATTATCGAGAGCAATTGGGGCGGCACACCGGCTGAATCTTGGATTGATTTGGACGTTGTCGCTGCCACGCCAGGGTATGCCGAAAAGAGTGCAAAGGTTAAAGCACAGCACAACTGGCCCAAAATACTTGCTGATAACAAAGCGAAGAACGTAAAAAAATGGCAACGGATAGACGATCTCGAAGGGGCAAAGCGACAAGAAGCTAACGGATTAAATTATGACGATAGCCATTGGCAAAACATAGAATTGCCCAACAAAACGCCGTTGCATCATTTCGTTTGGCTACGCAAAGAGTTCACGTTGACTAATCTACCCAACTCTCCCATCACGTTAAGTTTCGGCGATATCGTGCAGAACGCTTTTATCTTTATTAACGGCCAACACTTAGCGAGCGAAGACTGGAAGACCCATGAGTCAGTTCACGCTATACCCACAGCATTGTTGCGACAAGGCACAAACATTATCACGCTGCGTGTTAATAGCGACTGGGATAATCGAGTGATTGTCGGTAAAAAAGGGCAAATATTTTTAGACATAGACGGCTCAAAAATCGACCTCTCTTCACACTGGCGGTTCAATAACAGCATCGAAGCTCCGATGCCTAAAGTGACCAATTACAGCTTTACCCCAGGCTTTGTGTACAATGCGATGATCTACCCATTACTGCCTTTTACCACCCAAGGCGTGATTTGGTATCAAGGTGAAAGCAACATCAACAAGCACGAGTATTACCACACCCTTTTTAGCAACTTAATCGTTAACTGGCGTGAGCGAGCTCAAGCTCCTGAATTGCCATTCTTTTTCGTACAAATATCCGCTTATCTTCCACCAAGTGAATTGCAGCCTGATAGCAAATGGGCTTACCTGCGAGATGCCCAGCGACAAACCTTATCAGTACCGAATACCGCAATGGCGGTGTCAATAGACGTTGGCAGTGCTGACGATTTACACCCCAAGCAAAAACGCCAAGTCGCAGAGCGTTTGTGGCGCCAAGCCGCATTCAAGATATACGGGCATAGCCTGGTGACAAGTGGCCCCGACTTTGTGCGCTCAAATACTAATCAAGGCGCAATTAAGCTTGAATTTAACAACGCCGAGGGACTCAGAACGACTGACAATACCCCATTAAAAGGCTTTATTATTGCCGGCGCTAACAAAGTATTTCGTAAGGCGCTTGCGCACATTGAAGGCGCAACAGTCATCGTTTCTCACCCAGAGATTAACAAGCCCGTTGCAGTGCGTTACGCCTGGGCCAATAACCCTATTGCCAACCTTACAAATAATGAAAACTTACCTGCGGTGCCCTTTAGAACAGACGACTGGCTTGAAGGTGATGTCAGCGCAAATTAG
- a CDS encoding 3-keto-disaccharide hydrolase has product MANNKTLLHFSIAVCLALSGCNREQTPESSNSTSEAKGEMNNAVNNRTLDVKASAVDEPEDEWVSLFNGKDLQGWYTFVSYQPEDSNYQDPDNLPVRGINNDPKNVFSVHDGMLRISGEEWGGISTIKEYENFHLKFDVKWGDKKWPPRENLPRDSGVLYFAVGEAGASMNHWMRSHEMQIQVGDSGDYHSLDGVLIDTHCGDANDGDWHFYRYDPDMPLCKDIANRVLKLGEFENPIGQWDSMEVIADDTMVIHKINGHEVFRGYQSRQVIDGEHVPLTKGRIEFQSEGAEVFYRDIRIKQNP; this is encoded by the coding sequence ATGGCGAACAATAAAACCCTCTTACATTTTTCAATAGCCGTGTGTTTAGCTTTATCAGGTTGTAACCGTGAACAAACACCTGAATCATCAAACTCTACCAGTGAAGCTAAAGGGGAGATGAATAACGCGGTGAATAACCGTACTTTGGACGTAAAAGCCTCTGCAGTAGACGAGCCTGAAGATGAGTGGGTGTCGCTCTTTAACGGTAAAGACTTGCAAGGCTGGTACACCTTTGTGAGTTACCAACCTGAAGACAGCAATTATCAAGATCCTGACAACTTGCCTGTTCGCGGTATCAACAATGACCCTAAAAATGTGTTCAGCGTGCATGATGGGATGCTACGTATTTCAGGAGAAGAATGGGGCGGTATCAGCACTATCAAAGAATACGAGAATTTTCATCTTAAATTTGACGTGAAATGGGGCGATAAGAAATGGCCCCCCAGAGAAAACTTACCCCGTGACAGCGGTGTATTGTATTTTGCGGTAGGAGAGGCTGGCGCATCGATGAATCACTGGATGCGTAGCCACGAAATGCAAATTCAAGTAGGCGATAGCGGTGATTATCACAGTCTTGATGGTGTTTTAATTGATACTCATTGCGGCGATGCAAATGACGGAGACTGGCATTTCTACCGCTACGATCCGGATATGCCACTGTGTAAAGACATCGCTAACCGTGTATTGAAGTTAGGCGAGTTTGAGAATCCGATCGGCCAGTGGGACTCCATGGAAGTTATTGCAGATGACACTATGGTTATTCATAAAATTAACGGCCACGAGGTGTTTCGTGGTTATCAGTCAAGGCAAGTGATTGATGGGGAACACGTGCCGCTCACAAAAGGAAGAATTGAATTTCAATCAGAGGGAGCAGAAGTCTTTTATCGTGATATTCGCATAAAGCAAAACCCTTAG